The DNA region TAAAATGATCCGATtcaacaaataaaatattattgcaGCATCTCAGCAGAATCAATTTATGTACAGAATAAAAAACTAATCAAGAAGAATATATGCATTGATAGTTTcaacaaatattatttttgtacttaaatttagaaaaataaaaaaggttcccttattacataaaattcaatgaacaaaaaaaagaaagaaagtattttctaattcattttctcccTCTAAAACCATgtgatttttttcaataaaaatacctGAACCACATGGGTGTATTTTGTTTGTAAAggaaaaaaacgaaaaaaaagaagaaagaattgcTTGGAAAGCTTATATTTAAAAACCCGAATTTTCaccaataaattaaaataaaaacgacTACGATTTACAACTTTACAAACTACTACCAGATACTGGATCTCCCCGCAACCGTGGCCTGATGACCAAACAACTTGCAACTAACCCGGGCCTCTCTTAGATGATCTTGAAACAGCCCGGTTTGTGTTCGATGTTGGGAGCTGCCGGGGTTCTTCAGCTTTTGGCCCATCCTGCATAAAGATCAGGCGATGCCTAAAACCAGTTGACATGTATAGAAATACAATCTTCTAAAGACCCTCAAAATGCATGCAGATCTTCGAAACAATTGAACATACCCGAATCCAAGTTCTAATCTTTTACATTATTAACAAATTACCGACATATGTAACAAGCAACTCGTATACCTTCAATAATGAGTTGTTTCGAGATTGTGCTTGTGATTTCGCAAGCAATCGGTGTTGTCGTTGAATTTGCTCAAACTGTTCCAGCCACAAAGTAAAATTAATGTCGTTTTGTACATTCCCATTATTGAGGTTTTTGTTACCATCCTCAGTAATTTGGGATGCACCGTGATGGGAGTATGGGTTGCCTGACAATGCGTGCTTGAGTTGATCACCAGCATTGAAGGAGTATGTTGGGACGGTTTTTAAACGCGTTTGCAGTATCTTGAATGCAGCACTTTGCTGCAGTTAAATAAGAAAGACAAATATAATGATGAAATATTAATCCCGATGTGTATATGCGCCAATTTACCACGGGCATGAATAAACTTGAGGTTTCCCTTATACCATAAAGTCGAGTTCCATTGTTTTCATCAAGTCGAGTTTACACCAAAAGTCGATTTTTATTCAGTTAGTTCGAGGGAGTGATGCCTAGAAAAGAAAGGATAAAGACATACCTGAGGAAGTAGCATCAAAAGACCATACAATGCTTTCAGCAACCATACATATCTTCCGGGTTCAAGAAGCTGGAAATAGAGAAAACAACAGACCAATAACATAACGGATCTTctaaaatcaaaagacaaaaatGGAAAATAGAAATAAACCAATTACTTAGAAAAAAATGCAACTATAGTTACAATTAATGTATTCAACTATGCTATGCTTGGAAGCATGAATTTGTAAAATTGAATTCGGTATTCAtttgttatataaattgtgaaatgaaatgCATATACTATGTATTAGTTAAGAGAttcaatatgattctattttgaaaagtataaaatcatgaatttcaaaatcataaatattcatagatttGAAAAATAATCATGGATACTACATTTATATGTGTTTTACCACAGATTGTGAGCTATTAAAAGTATAAGTTCATAGGGCAAGTATTTATAATCTAAGCACCTGCAATCTTAGATGAGCAAAGATCGGGGTTTCAAGCAAACGAATCAATTTATCAAGCTGAACCAAGAATTTGACGTTAATATCTTCCTCAACCAGGGACTGAATCACAGCACTCGCATGCGGATACATCTATCAAGCAAATAAATACTTATATTAATAACCATAAAAGTACATGGTTCAACGTCGCATCTCCTCACCTTAGCCCATAACACAAAAAAAGGAGATATTGACAAGCAATTTAAAGGAGATAGTTCCTTACCTGAGCTAATAAACAGAGACTTATAATTGCCATTGGTGAATGGCTCCATGAAGCATACAAAGCAACAAATAAATCTTTTCCAGCAGCATTAGCCAGTGACTGTTTCAAAAGTTTCCGAATCTCAGACAGCTCAGAAGAAGTGAGTAGAATTAAATTCAATGCCTGAAACACGAGAGAAGCAAACTTAAAATCTGGTGCTTGATGGAAGTAACAAAGCTAAAAGTTAATTACTTACTTTATTTTATAACTCTAATAGAAGAGCATAATTGCATTAGTTAAATTCTTAAATATGTGACAGAACCTGAACCATAATGCAGGCAAATTCTAGGTCTGCTTCTCCCTCTAGTATGGAGGATAGCTCACGGTAAACCCTTTCAGCATCCAAGAGATCACAAAGTCTACGTATTATCAAAGCTCCACGCCTAAGGAAACAGGGACATGATTTGCAAAAGAAAGAGGTGAGACATttatacataattaaaataactaCAGCTAATTGGCCATTTAGCCTAAATGAGAGATAAAcagccaaaagaaaaaaaatcgtaataaatttcaaaaaggaaaagaaaagcacTGGGGCTTGAGGGGACTAGAATCACCTCTCCAGGAGAGAATGATCGATCCGGAAATTTTGCACTAGAAAAACAACAAGCTGGCTGAAATGTTGGGGATCTTGTGCTATGCATGCATGAATGTCAAGAACTAGGAGCACCACCTGATAGCAAAATCCAGATTGCAACGTAAATTAGTATATACAAACAAGAGCATTTTTAGGTTAACACCACACAGACACACATGTAACACATATACTAATAACGAGAAATTTATAGAAATAGTTGGAGCCAAAAATCATGAAACCAAATATTAacagttttaaattttatgtccAATGACAGTTAGATATGTCCAACATAAAAACATCACGCTATTTAATACATGGCAAAAGAAGTAAGAACTAAGTACTAGTACTAGTGACTAAGATGCTCCGAATATATTCCTAGGAAGAAAATTTCCCAAGCATTGTTCGATTATCATCCATTCAGCCTATAGAAGGACAATTATTGGAGATAAAGAGAGCAGTATAAGCACAGCAAGGaatgaaacaaacaaaaaaactcAATAATGAATGTTGAAAATATATAGACTAGCAGTAACTTGTGCCAAACTATCGAAATATACTGTCAGAGGGATTGAGACAGATGTTTTTCTaacaaaaataaagcaaaaaaacCAGAAGGAAACAAAGCAAACTAATTGCGTCCAAGAAAGAGACATCATACTGAGAGTGAAATATAGTGATTCTTTAGGCTCAATGTTTTGAAAACAACTGATCCTTAATCCCCAATTCCTTCCAAAAGAGAGAGAAGAAAGAGGCGATATGGACAAGGAAAACCTCTTGCAAAGGCAAGTCTCTATCTAAGTTCATAGGAAGGTAAGGATATTGCCAGCTGGGTTAGCTAGTTTCAGTATCACCATTCAAGAAACAAATTAAAGGACATAGGGTTCATCCTATTGAATTATAGCGATACTAAGACACAGAACAAGaataaagaaatgaaacaaaacaaaaccctTCATGGAACAATTGAATAGAAAACATTTAAGTGGCAGCAGAAAATCACCTCATCAGAAGAGTCAGCTAGAGCTTTCAAAAGGGTGTCAAATATGTCATTTAGAAAACACAATACCTGTTTCaggttaaaaaaaaattaagcaccaTCTATATTGGAGTAATATTGGCATAAAAAATAGCAATTGGTTATAAACTTCAAATTTCAGACTTTAAAATGAGCTTATACACTTCTTACTTTGCTTTATATTGAAATTATCATGCCTTTACACGGGAAATCAAGACTTTTTAATACACAAATAGATTTCAGGAAGCAGCATCAGATATGCTTCCACCAAACATGAAAGCCAAATAACATATGGAAAGATATGAGATTTACCCAAGATAATgaaaaactaaaatatcatgcacACCACCAGATGTATATGAAATATACAAATAACTGCATCATCACCTCAGAACGATGTCTGTCTAAAAGGGTTGATATCCAGTGTAACGCTTCAATTCTCGTGGCTTCCCACTCACTATCCAGTTGCCTGTCAGTCAAAAATAT from Gossypium hirsutum isolate 1008001.06 chromosome A04, Gossypium_hirsutum_v2.1, whole genome shotgun sequence includes:
- the LOC107911561 gene encoding protein VAC14 homolog, which encodes MADAHSVVPASVLRNLSDKLYEKRKNAALEVEGIVKQLAALGDHEKISAVISLLTTEYTYSPQANHRKGGLIGLAAATVGLTSEASQHLEQIVPPVLNSFSDQDSRVRYYACEALYNIAKVVRGDFIIFFNQIFDALCKLSADSAANVQSAAHLLDRLVKDIVTESDQFSIEEFIPLLRERMNVLNPYVRQFLVGWITVLDSVPDIDMLGFLPDFLDGLFNMLSDSSHEIRQQADSALSEFLQEIKNSPSVDYGRMAEILVQRAASPDEFTRLTAMTWINEFVKLGGDQLVPYYADILGAILPCMSDKEEKIRGFARETNEELRSVKGEPEEAFNVGAILSIARRQLDSEWEATRIEALHWISTLLDRHRSEVLCFLNDIFDTLLKALADSSDEVVLLVLDIHACIAQDPQHFSQLVVFLVQNFRIDHSLLERRGALIIRRLCDLLDAERVYRELSSILEGEADLEFACIMVQALNLILLTSSELSEIRKLLKQSLANAAGKDLFVALYASWSHSPMAIISLCLLAQMYPHASAVIQSLVEEDINVKFLVQLDKLIRLLETPIFAHLRLQLLEPGRYVWLLKALYGLLMLLPQQSAAFKILQTRLKTVPTYSFNAGDQLKHALSGNPYSHHGASQITEDGNKNLNNGNVQNDINFTLWLEQFEQIQRQHRLLAKSQAQSRNNSLLKDGPKAEEPRQLPTSNTNRAVSRSSKRGPG